From the genome of Terriglobales bacterium, one region includes:
- a CDS encoding ABC transporter ATP-binding protein — protein MATMATEIGTAAATVNVQNVRKVYHRDSQEIVVLDGINLSVPQGEFVALMGPSGSGKTTLLNLIAGIDRPTSGSVIVADTNVATLSEGALAKWRSRNVGFIFQFYNLIPVLTAVENVALPLMLSPLSGKQRKERALTALKIVGLADRSQHYPKQLSGGQEQRVAIARAIVTDPKVLVADEPTGDLDAKSAEEILNLMQTLNQEFKKTIVMVTHDPRAAQRAHTQKHLEKGVLLKG, from the coding sequence ATGGCAACAATGGCAACTGAAATAGGTACCGCAGCCGCGACTGTCAATGTGCAAAACGTTCGTAAGGTATACCACCGCGACAGCCAGGAGATCGTAGTTCTGGATGGCATTAACCTCTCGGTCCCGCAGGGCGAGTTCGTGGCCCTGATGGGACCCTCCGGGTCAGGCAAGACGACGCTGCTCAACCTGATTGCAGGCATTGATCGTCCCACCTCGGGAAGCGTCATTGTGGCTGACACCAATGTGGCAACACTCTCCGAAGGCGCATTGGCAAAATGGCGCAGCCGGAATGTGGGATTTATCTTTCAGTTTTACAATCTCATTCCGGTTCTGACGGCCGTGGAAAACGTTGCGCTGCCGCTGATGCTCTCGCCTCTTTCGGGCAAACAACGCAAAGAGAGGGCATTGACCGCACTGAAAATTGTAGGGTTGGCCGACCGCTCACAGCACTATCCCAAGCAGCTCTCCGGCGGACAGGAGCAGCGCGTCGCCATCGCCCGTGCCATTGTCACCGATCCCAAGGTCCTGGTAGCTGACGAACCTACGGGCGACCTTGATGCCAAGAGCGCGGAAGAGATCCTGAATTTAATGCAGACGCTCAACCAGGAATTCAAAAAGACCATTGTGATGGTCACACACGATCCACGCGCCGCTCAGCGTGCGCATACCCAGAAGCACCTTGAAAAAGGTGTGCTTCTTAAGGGGTGA
- a CDS encoding efflux RND transporter periplasmic adaptor subunit, whose amino-acid sequence MSDLKAELASLRIDRGAKPRSGWRWVAYIFVFIVIVAGLGFYLTSGSSLTAAEVETVHPTVQNFSQAAAGSPILTASGYVVARRKAVVSAKIQGRLAELKVEEGSQVREGEIIARLESADYEAQIQVARAQVQHSEADLAEQQRQLRISQNLAQAHVVSQDQMDAAASRVRMAEATLSQSRASVAVSEANFQNTLIRAPFAGVVVKKMAEVGESVAPIPPGVNISTSSGAIVALADMATLEVEADVSESNVAKLQPNQKAVVSVEAFPDRNYNAVLRQIIPTADRTKATVTVKVTILDKDKDLKPEMTAKATFFEPEKKGADSLNSSKPIVSVPKDAIATRDGKPVVFEIREGKKVYELPVTTGMENQDQVIIKQGLIGSENLVLHPSDKLKEGDVVKVKS is encoded by the coding sequence ATGAGCGATTTAAAAGCCGAGCTGGCGTCTCTCCGTATTGATCGTGGGGCGAAGCCACGCTCTGGCTGGCGATGGGTGGCCTACATCTTTGTTTTTATTGTGATTGTGGCCGGATTAGGCTTCTATCTAACCTCAGGCAGCAGCCTTACTGCGGCTGAAGTGGAGACAGTGCATCCGACGGTGCAGAACTTCAGCCAGGCGGCCGCGGGCTCACCCATCCTCACTGCATCCGGTTACGTTGTGGCCCGTCGCAAAGCAGTGGTTTCCGCCAAGATCCAGGGGCGTCTTGCTGAATTGAAAGTCGAAGAGGGCAGCCAGGTGCGCGAAGGTGAAATCATCGCCCGCCTGGAGAGCGCCGACTACGAGGCACAAATTCAGGTGGCCCGTGCCCAGGTGCAGCATTCTGAAGCCGATCTTGCCGAGCAGCAACGGCAGTTGCGGATATCGCAGAACCTGGCGCAAGCACACGTCGTTTCGCAGGACCAGATGGATGCTGCCGCGAGCCGCGTCCGGATGGCGGAAGCTACGTTGTCTCAAAGTCGGGCCAGCGTTGCCGTCAGCGAAGCCAACTTTCAGAACACGCTGATCCGCGCGCCGTTTGCCGGGGTCGTAGTGAAGAAAATGGCTGAAGTGGGCGAAAGCGTGGCGCCGATTCCGCCAGGGGTGAACATCTCTACATCTTCCGGTGCCATTGTGGCGCTGGCCGATATGGCTACACTCGAAGTTGAGGCCGATGTGAGCGAATCCAATGTCGCCAAGCTCCAGCCCAATCAGAAGGCAGTGGTTTCGGTTGAGGCCTTTCCTGACCGTAACTACAATGCGGTACTGCGCCAGATAATCCCTACTGCTGATCGCACCAAGGCCACGGTTACTGTGAAGGTCACGATTCTGGATAAAGACAAAGATCTTAAGCCGGAGATGACGGCCAAGGCCACTTTTTTTGAGCCAGAAAAGAAGGGGGCGGATTCGCTTAATTCCAGTAAGCCCATTGTCAGCGTGCCCAAAGATGCGATTGCTACGCGCGACGGCAAGCCAGTCGTTTTTGAAATCAGAGAAGGCAAGAAAGTGTATGAGCTTCCCGTAACTACTGGGATGGAAAACCAGGACCAGGTCATCATCAAACAGGGTTTGATAGGCTCCGAGAACCTGGTGCTTCATCCTTCAGACAAACTCAAAGAAGGCGATGTTGTGAAGGTCAAGAGTTAG